From the genome of candidate division KSB1 bacterium, one region includes:
- the cysN gene encoding sulfate adenylyltransferase subunit CysN: MKPDHYEGHAELLRFTTVGSVDDGKSTLIGRLLSETNNIYDDQLDAIKKVAKRKGEDEVDLALITDGLAAEREQGITIDVAYRYFQTSKRKFIIADTPGHVQYTRNMVTGASTANLAIILIDARNGILEQSKRHGFIASLLQVPHLVVGVNKMDLVDYSQDVYQSIVDEYDEFSRKLEINDITYIPLSALKGDNVVVQSSNTPWYDGPTLLHVLENVHVSSDLNLVDFRFPVQYVIRPDLNFRGYAGKIVSGTIAVGEEVAILPSGKRSKIKEIVTFDGNLEEASAPFSVILTLEDEIDISRGDMIVREHNIPQINRNFDAIICWMWDEPLQIGKNYLIKHSTKTTKAFVSKLDYMIDVNTLHRKEAKTLGLNEIGRIEINATQPIMFDSYNKNRGTGSFILIDPDTNFTVAVGMIREPLRSLEETLESELSVAGVVDRATNVTREEIAVPLNKREEKNSHKAVVIWLTGLSGSGKSTIAKK; the protein is encoded by the coding sequence ATGAAACCTGATCATTATGAAGGACATGCCGAACTTCTCAGGTTTACTACGGTTGGCAGTGTGGATGACGGCAAATCAACATTGATAGGCAGATTGCTTTCCGAAACTAACAATATATATGATGACCAACTTGATGCGATTAAAAAGGTTGCGAAACGTAAAGGAGAAGACGAGGTTGATCTGGCGCTTATTACCGATGGCCTTGCCGCTGAACGTGAACAAGGAATAACCATTGACGTCGCATACCGATATTTCCAGACGTCTAAACGGAAATTTATTATCGCAGATACACCCGGACACGTTCAGTACACACGTAATATGGTGACCGGAGCTTCCACTGCAAACCTTGCAATAATTCTTATTGACGCCCGTAATGGAATTTTAGAACAATCAAAAAGACATGGTTTTATAGCCAGTCTTTTACAGGTGCCTCATTTGGTGGTAGGCGTCAACAAAATGGATCTGGTTGATTATTCGCAGGATGTATACCAGTCAATAGTTGACGAGTATGATGAATTCTCCCGAAAACTTGAAATAAACGACATCACATACATTCCTCTATCAGCGCTTAAAGGAGATAATGTTGTTGTCCAAAGTTCCAATACTCCTTGGTATGACGGGCCTACACTTCTGCATGTTTTGGAAAATGTGCATGTCAGTTCTGATCTCAACCTTGTAGATTTCAGGTTTCCGGTGCAATATGTGATCAGGCCTGATCTTAATTTTCGTGGTTACGCGGGAAAGATTGTTTCGGGTACTATTGCGGTGGGCGAAGAGGTGGCAATATTACCGTCAGGCAAAAGATCAAAAATTAAAGAGATTGTTACTTTTGATGGTAATCTTGAGGAAGCAAGCGCGCCGTTTTCGGTAATCCTGACCCTTGAAGATGAGATTGACATTAGTAGAGGGGATATGATTGTTCGGGAGCACAACATTCCGCAGATCAATAGAAATTTTGACGCTATTATTTGCTGGATGTGGGACGAACCTTTACAAATAGGAAAAAACTATCTTATCAAACATTCAACAAAAACAACCAAGGCTTTTGTCAGTAAATTAGATTATATGATTGATGTAAACACTCTCCACCGTAAAGAAGCCAAGACTTTAGGGTTAAATGAGATTGGCCGCATAGAGATAAATGCGACGCAGCCGATAATGTTTGACAGCTACAATAAAAATCGCGGGACAGGTAGTTTTATTTTGATTGACCCTGACACTAATTTTACAGTTGCGGTAGGTATGATAAGGGAACCATTACGAAGCCTTGAAGAAACACTTGAGTCGGAATTGAGCGTTGCGGGTGTTGTAGATCGGGCAACTAATGTGACAAGAGAAGAAATTGCCGTACCTCTTAACAAGCGGGAAGAGAAGAACAGCCATAAGGCAGTTGTAATATGGTTAACCGGATTATCAGGATCAGGTAAATCAACAATCGCAAAAAAATGA